The following proteins are co-located in the Streptomyces sp. NBC_00435 genome:
- a CDS encoding M64 family metallopeptidase: MPDVRRPAVRTALRAAVAAACATAALLAAGPVRAAEGRPAPRVEVEVPGPEHGGEAGSGRALVPAGANAAAKTGGRLSEAERAADGEVAELVHSGPTADRLDVVVIGDGYTAAELAKFHTDAKAKWAEVTAVEPYTTYQNLFNVWTVDAVSRESGVSGDPDPATVRDTALGSYFWCEDIERLLCVDQPKVDTYVAKAPAADLVIVLANSAKYGGAGYNEPSPTLGYEGMSTASADNAKSGQVAIHETGHSLGKLADEYFYPGVPDYEKYTGPEPAESNVSALSADQLAGQRAKWFRWLGEPSPDGGTVGAYEGGGYFVTGLNRPTDTSLMRVLGKPFNLPGVEAMIAGFYRHARPVTALTPTDRTLRLRHTAKVSVPRLTGADGRQPVVRWYLDGRELGRLEGRTEVRVIDLRLYDLRTHRLSVTAEDRTPAVRDPKIARTLRTTITWNVRL, encoded by the coding sequence ATGCCCGACGTCAGACGTCCAGCCGTCCGTACGGCCCTGCGCGCCGCCGTTGCGGCGGCCTGTGCGACCGCGGCACTCCTGGCCGCCGGCCCCGTCCGCGCGGCCGAGGGCCGGCCCGCACCCCGGGTGGAGGTGGAGGTGCCGGGGCCCGAACACGGCGGCGAGGCCGGATCGGGCCGCGCCCTGGTACCCGCCGGCGCGAACGCCGCAGCCAAGACGGGCGGCCGGCTCTCCGAGGCCGAGCGGGCCGCCGACGGAGAGGTCGCCGAGCTCGTCCACAGCGGCCCCACCGCCGACCGCCTCGACGTCGTCGTCATCGGCGACGGCTACACCGCGGCCGAGCTGGCGAAGTTCCACACCGACGCCAAGGCGAAATGGGCCGAGGTGACGGCCGTCGAGCCGTACACCACCTACCAGAACCTCTTCAACGTCTGGACGGTCGACGCCGTCTCCCGGGAATCGGGCGTCTCCGGCGACCCCGACCCGGCCACTGTCCGTGACACGGCCCTCGGCTCGTACTTCTGGTGCGAGGACATCGAGCGACTGCTCTGCGTGGACCAGCCGAAGGTGGACACCTACGTGGCGAAGGCGCCGGCGGCCGACCTGGTCATCGTCCTGGCCAACAGCGCCAAGTACGGCGGCGCGGGCTACAACGAGCCCAGTCCCACCCTCGGATACGAGGGCATGTCCACCGCCTCGGCGGACAACGCCAAGTCCGGCCAGGTCGCCATCCACGAGACCGGCCACTCGCTGGGGAAGCTCGCCGACGAGTACTTCTATCCCGGGGTCCCGGACTACGAGAAGTACACTGGCCCCGAGCCCGCCGAGTCCAACGTCTCCGCACTGTCCGCGGACCAGCTGGCCGGGCAGCGCGCCAAATGGTTCCGCTGGCTGGGCGAGCCCTCTCCCGACGGCGGCACGGTCGGTGCGTACGAGGGCGGCGGGTACTTCGTCACCGGCCTGAACCGGCCCACCGACACCTCGCTCATGCGGGTCCTGGGCAAGCCCTTCAACCTCCCCGGCGTCGAGGCGATGATCGCCGGCTTCTACCGCCACGCGCGGCCCGTCACCGCACTCACCCCCACGGACCGCACCCTGCGGCTGCGCCACACCGCGAAGGTCTCCGTGCCCCGGCTGACCGGCGCCGACGGCCGGCAGCCGGTGGTCCGCTGGTACCTCGACGGGCGGGAGCTGGGGCGCCTGGAGGGCCGGACGGAGGTCCGGGTCATCGACCTGCGCCTGTACGACCTGCGCACCCACCGGCTGTCGGTCACCGCGGAGGACCGCACCCCCGCGGTCCGCGATCCGAAGATCGCGCGCACCCTGCGCACCACGATCACCTGGAACGTCCGCCTCTAG
- a CDS encoding carbohydrate binding domain-containing protein yields the protein MRTPTPTRTRTRTRLACGLGATLLGAAAVLTSPGAAFGANLLTNGDFEAGNTSGWSCSGGLGSTVSSPVHGGGKALAGAASASDNAKCTQTVAVQPSTTYTLSAWVRGSYVYLGVTGGSSTWTPSAGAYSKLTVSFTTGASQTSAEVYLNGWYGQGTYYADDVSLDGPGGTVDTQAPSTPGSLTSSGKTSTTASLTWTASTDNVGVTGYDVYQGGTKVATSATTSATVSGLTPNTAYAFTVRARDLAGNTSPASNTLSVTTDNGTTPPPTGFKQAAPYLYLGWGNPPTATTVMNATGAKWFTMAFILSSGGCNPSWDGQRPLTGGVDQSTIASIRAAGGDVVPSIGGWQGNKLGPNCSTPEALAAAYQQVISAYGLKAIDVDIENTDEFENAVVQDRILGALKIVKQNNPGLKTILTFGTSTTGPTSWGNRLIEQSKALNAGIDVFTIMPFDFGNASTDMYASTVSATEGLKAKLKSTFGWDDATAYAHIGISGMNGVSDTQETTTVQNWTNIRDWANSHHIARLAFWSVNRDRGCPGGGLQETCSGIAQSDWQFTSITAGFTG from the coding sequence TTGCGCACCCCCACCCCCACTCGTACCCGTACCCGTACCCGGCTGGCCTGCGGTCTCGGCGCCACGCTGCTCGGAGCAGCGGCGGTACTGACCTCCCCCGGTGCCGCGTTCGGCGCCAACCTGCTCACGAACGGCGACTTCGAGGCCGGGAACACGAGCGGCTGGTCCTGCTCCGGGGGCCTGGGCTCCACGGTCTCCTCCCCCGTGCACGGCGGCGGCAAGGCGCTGGCCGGTGCGGCCAGCGCCTCCGACAACGCCAAGTGCACCCAGACCGTGGCCGTGCAGCCCAGTACCACGTACACCCTCTCCGCCTGGGTCCGCGGCAGCTACGTCTACCTCGGGGTCACCGGCGGATCCTCCACCTGGACCCCCTCGGCCGGCGCCTACTCGAAGCTGACCGTCAGCTTCACCACCGGGGCCTCCCAGACCAGCGCCGAGGTCTACCTCAACGGCTGGTACGGGCAGGGTACTTACTACGCCGACGATGTCTCCCTGGACGGACCCGGCGGCACCGTCGACACGCAGGCGCCGAGCACTCCCGGCAGCCTCACCTCCTCCGGCAAGACCTCCACCACGGCGTCCCTGACGTGGACGGCGTCCACCGACAACGTCGGCGTCACCGGCTACGACGTCTACCAGGGCGGCACCAAGGTCGCCACGTCGGCCACCACCAGCGCGACGGTGAGCGGCCTGACCCCCAACACGGCCTACGCGTTCACCGTCCGCGCCCGGGACCTCGCGGGGAACACCTCGCCCGCCTCCAACACCCTCAGCGTCACCACGGACAACGGGACCACGCCGCCGCCGACCGGCTTCAAGCAGGCCGCGCCCTACCTCTACCTGGGCTGGGGCAACCCGCCGACCGCGACCACCGTGATGAACGCGACCGGCGCGAAGTGGTTCACCATGGCGTTCATCCTCTCCTCCGGCGGCTGCAACCCCTCGTGGGACGGCCAGCGCCCGCTGACCGGCGGCGTGGACCAGAGCACCATCGCCTCGATCCGTGCGGCGGGCGGCGACGTCGTACCCTCCATCGGCGGCTGGCAGGGAAACAAGCTCGGCCCCAACTGCTCCACCCCCGAGGCATTGGCCGCCGCGTACCAGCAGGTCATCAGCGCCTACGGCCTCAAGGCCATCGACGTGGACATCGAGAACACGGACGAGTTCGAGAATGCCGTGGTGCAGGACCGGATCCTGGGGGCGCTCAAGATCGTCAAGCAGAACAACCCGGGGCTCAAGACCATCCTGACCTTCGGCACCAGCACCACCGGCCCGACCAGCTGGGGCAACCGCCTGATCGAGCAGTCCAAGGCGCTCAACGCCGGCATAGACGTCTTCACCATCATGCCGTTCGACTTCGGCAACGCCTCGACCGACATGTACGCCAGCACCGTCAGCGCCACCGAGGGTCTCAAGGCCAAGCTCAAGTCCACCTTCGGCTGGGACGACGCGACCGCCTACGCCCACATCGGCATCTCCGGCATGAACGGCGTCAGCGACACCCAGGAGACCACCACCGTCCAGAACTGGACGAACATCCGCGACTGGGCCAACTCCCACCACATCGCCCGCCTCGCCTTCTGGTCGGTGAACCGTGACCGCGGCTGCCCCGGCGGCGGTCTGCAGGAGACCTGCTCCGGCATCGCCCAGAGCGACTGGCAGTTCACCTCCATCACGGCCGGCTTCACCGGCTGA
- a CDS encoding IPT/TIG domain-containing protein, with protein sequence MSSTAVLRGPRARWRNRLLAVAASSALAAGGLTVLADPASAEGVCAAPVVAGGVTTVSCSAGGSGSVTVPEGVTSGVVTLDGAGGGNANDGTPGGKGAHLVATVPATPGQAFNVTVGKRGANAATNPNAQFGAPGTGGALVAVTTATNTPLLTAGSGGGAGGSGIGSPAYPGAPGGDSGSAGADGNGLVPDAQGGTGGGAGTDTAGGSAGTGGPGADNEGANGSPGAYPNGPGGAAAQGVFSPTGAGGRGGAGYGGGRGGAGGRYGSTGGGGGGGGGGSSLVSGTVPASPVTLTQGANSGDGRIVFAFHRAPAVTAVSPNTGPATGGTQVTVTGTDLAGAVISFGPGNPAAGVTCTPTACTATAPAGSGTVDVQATTPGGTSTPSPAGRYAYVPVPVVTSLSPSAGTTDGGTVVTVNGTGLSGASAVTFGAGNPATGVSCTATACTATAPAHGPGPVDVQVTTPGGTSAVAGAGRYTYQLPPADIDVDLIAQPNLSLLVPYLTYTLTARNTGPGTVTSATLTASLPAGASANSLSPGCTTGGATVTCTYGTIAHGAASAKTFRVPLNLLSLGRVTVTGARTASSPTDPNALNDGATASCTVISILLVTCP encoded by the coding sequence ATGTCATCGACTGCTGTATTACGCGGGCCGCGCGCCCGGTGGAGGAACCGGCTGCTGGCGGTGGCCGCGTCGTCCGCGCTGGCCGCGGGCGGCCTGACCGTCCTGGCGGATCCCGCGTCGGCGGAGGGGGTGTGCGCCGCCCCGGTCGTGGCCGGCGGCGTCACCACGGTCAGCTGCTCGGCGGGAGGTTCCGGAAGCGTCACCGTGCCCGAAGGTGTCACCAGCGGTGTCGTCACCCTCGACGGCGCCGGGGGCGGGAACGCGAACGACGGCACTCCGGGCGGCAAGGGCGCACACCTCGTCGCGACCGTCCCGGCCACCCCCGGGCAGGCGTTCAACGTCACCGTCGGCAAACGCGGCGCCAACGCCGCCACGAACCCGAACGCCCAGTTCGGCGCGCCCGGGACCGGCGGAGCCCTGGTCGCGGTCACCACGGCCACCAACACCCCGCTGCTGACCGCCGGTTCGGGCGGCGGAGCGGGCGGATCGGGCATCGGCTCCCCGGCTTACCCGGGAGCGCCCGGCGGCGACAGCGGCAGCGCGGGCGCCGACGGCAACGGTCTGGTCCCCGACGCCCAGGGCGGTACGGGCGGAGGCGCGGGCACCGACACCGCGGGCGGGTCGGCGGGTACGGGAGGGCCCGGCGCGGACAACGAGGGCGCGAACGGCTCGCCGGGCGCCTACCCGAACGGCCCCGGCGGCGCGGCAGCCCAGGGCGTCTTCAGCCCGACGGGCGCCGGCGGGCGCGGCGGAGCCGGGTACGGCGGCGGCCGGGGCGGAGCCGGCGGAAGATACGGCTCCACCGGCGGGGGCGGAGGAGGTGGGGGCGGCGGATCCAGTCTGGTCTCGGGCACGGTTCCCGCCTCACCCGTCACGCTGACCCAGGGGGCCAACTCCGGGGACGGGCGGATCGTGTTCGCCTTCCACCGGGCCCCCGCGGTCACCGCCGTCAGCCCGAACACCGGACCGGCGACCGGCGGCACCCAGGTGACGGTCACCGGTACCGATCTGGCGGGCGCCGTCATCAGCTTCGGCCCGGGCAACCCGGCCGCCGGGGTCACCTGCACCCCGACCGCCTGCACCGCCACCGCACCGGCCGGCTCAGGAACGGTGGACGTGCAGGCCACCACGCCCGGCGGCACCAGCACCCCGTCCCCCGCCGGCCGGTACGCCTACGTTCCCGTACCCGTGGTGACCTCCCTCAGCCCGTCCGCCGGTACGACCGACGGCGGCACCGTCGTCACGGTCAACGGCACCGGCCTGAGCGGCGCCAGCGCTGTCACCTTCGGCGCCGGAAACCCGGCCACCGGTGTCTCCTGCACCGCCACCGCGTGCACCGCCACCGCACCCGCCCACGGCCCGGGCCCCGTCGACGTCCAGGTCACCACGCCCGGCGGCACCAGCGCCGTGGCCGGCGCGGGCCGGTACACGTACCAGCTCCCGCCCGCCGACATCGACGTCGACCTGATCGCGCAGCCGAACCTGAGCCTCCTGGTCCCCTACCTCACCTACACTCTGACCGCGCGCAACACCGGGCCCGGAACGGTCACTTCGGCAACGCTCACCGCGAGCCTGCCGGCGGGCGCGTCGGCCAACAGCCTGTCCCCGGGGTGCACCACCGGCGGGGCCACCGTGACCTGCACCTACGGCACCATCGCCCACGGCGCCGCCTCGGCGAAGACGTTCCGCGTACCGCTGAACCTGCTCTCGCTGGGCCGGGTGACGGTCACCGGCGCCCGGACGGCGTCCTCACCGACCGATCCCAACGCCCTCAACGACGGCGCGACCGCCAGCTGCACGGTCATCTCCATCCTCCTGGTCACCTGCCCCTAA
- a CDS encoding helix-turn-helix domain-containing protein translates to MDEPAQIGRRVQRMRTELGLTQRKLAEPAYTPAYISTLESGRVRPSEAALRFLAGRLGTSYEELTTGRPAHLATELRLALTDAQQTLAAGAAEEAAVRFRHLLAEAEQLGLIDERVGALLGLGDCALESGALPEAIGHFEAAERLLADEPLPRRARPIRGRAVAHLLAGELRYACYLLESTIEELSTSGLADPEALVLLYAAVIGPYIDMGAHARAAHAAELALSLAPQVSDPALVAGMHRQVARTFLTEGRVADADASLAKAQAIYGQLQLRTDLAHCHWMRGYVQAQNGELEAAERELRTARGMLSAGRAVLYTAQVEVELADVLRRLGRYGEAAGLLSALLELGDSHGAVHAGGAHRLLGLMAQERGETEAAEEHYVQALALLERSGASGDLADLCRLLGDLLRRAGRTEAALDAYRTGLGHRAPPGTTTLGPAPAARTGHENRIHRI, encoded by the coding sequence ATGGACGAACCGGCCCAGATCGGCCGCCGGGTTCAGCGCATGCGGACCGAACTCGGTTTGACGCAGCGGAAATTGGCCGAGCCCGCATACACCCCGGCCTACATTTCGACACTGGAGTCGGGAAGGGTGCGGCCCTCCGAGGCCGCGCTGCGCTTCCTCGCCGGACGGCTCGGCACCTCGTACGAGGAGCTGACCACCGGGCGCCCCGCCCACCTCGCCACCGAACTGCGCCTCGCGCTGACCGATGCGCAGCAGACCCTGGCCGCGGGCGCGGCCGAAGAGGCCGCCGTCCGCTTCCGGCACCTCCTCGCCGAAGCGGAACAGCTTGGACTCATCGACGAGCGGGTCGGGGCACTGCTCGGACTCGGCGACTGCGCCCTGGAGTCGGGCGCGCTGCCCGAGGCGATCGGCCACTTCGAAGCCGCCGAACGGCTGCTGGCCGACGAGCCGCTCCCCCGCCGTGCCCGCCCGATCCGCGGCCGCGCCGTGGCACACCTGCTGGCCGGGGAGCTGCGCTACGCCTGCTACCTGCTCGAGTCCACCATCGAAGAGCTGAGCACGAGCGGGCTGGCCGACCCCGAGGCACTGGTACTGCTCTACGCCGCCGTCATCGGGCCGTACATCGACATGGGCGCCCACGCCCGGGCCGCCCACGCCGCCGAGCTCGCCCTGTCACTGGCCCCGCAGGTCAGCGACCCGGCCCTGGTCGCGGGCATGCACCGGCAGGTCGCGCGGACGTTCCTCACCGAGGGGCGCGTGGCCGACGCCGACGCCTCCCTGGCCAAGGCCCAGGCGATCTACGGGCAGCTGCAGCTGCGGACCGACCTGGCGCACTGCCACTGGATGCGCGGCTACGTCCAGGCCCAGAACGGTGAACTCGAAGCCGCCGAGCGGGAATTGCGTACGGCCCGCGGGATGCTCTCGGCCGGCCGCGCGGTCCTGTACACCGCCCAGGTGGAGGTCGAGCTGGCCGACGTACTGCGCCGGCTCGGCCGCTACGGGGAAGCCGCCGGGCTGCTCTCGGCGCTGCTGGAGCTGGGGGACAGCCACGGCGCCGTGCACGCGGGCGGCGCGCACCGGCTGCTGGGCCTCATGGCGCAGGAGCGCGGCGAGACCGAGGCGGCCGAGGAGCACTACGTGCAGGCCCTGGCGCTGCTGGAACGCAGCGGGGCGTCGGGCGATCTCGCCGACCTGTGCCGGCTCCTGGGCGACCTGCTGCGCAGGGCGGGCCGGACCGAGGCGGCCCTGGACGCGTACCGCACGGGACTGGGCCACCGGGCGCCACCCGGTACCACCACGCTGGGGCCGGCGCCCGCGGCCCGTACGGGTCACGAGAACCGGATCCACCGCATCTAG
- a CDS encoding response regulator transcription factor, whose amino-acid sequence MSADARRVTVLGDCPLLRHGVAHAVGAAEGLRLVLDTGSVDEAAASLEPGDVVLVDLQLSSACLSQVVGRLAASGAAVLVLSSGPRQWTPAVLRAGARGCLSRRADRRELLAAIRLVAGGCSYVSADLAVGPDPEAAPGCHVTDRERQILELVAHGETDHGIALRLGISEHTVHSHLDRLRDKIGSRRRADLTRFAITHDLIPATS is encoded by the coding sequence ATGAGTGCGGACGCGAGACGGGTCACCGTCCTCGGCGACTGCCCGCTGCTGCGCCACGGCGTCGCCCATGCGGTCGGGGCGGCCGAGGGCCTGCGGCTCGTCCTCGACACCGGTTCGGTCGACGAGGCGGCGGCCTCGCTGGAGCCCGGCGACGTGGTGCTCGTCGACCTCCAGCTGTCGTCCGCGTGCCTGTCGCAGGTGGTGGGCCGGCTGGCCGCGTCCGGCGCCGCTGTCCTGGTGCTCTCCTCCGGCCCGCGGCAATGGACGCCGGCGGTCCTGCGGGCCGGAGCCCGCGGCTGCCTGAGCCGCCGGGCCGACCGGCGTGAGCTGCTGGCCGCGATCAGGCTGGTCGCCGGCGGCTGCTCGTACGTCTCCGCGGACCTCGCCGTGGGGCCCGACCCGGAGGCCGCGCCGGGCTGCCACGTCACGGACCGCGAGCGGCAGATCCTCGAGCTCGTCGCGCACGGGGAGACCGACCACGGCATCGCCCTGCGCCTGGGCATCAGCGAGCACACCGTGCACTCGCACCTGGACCGGCTCCGCGACAAGATCGGCTCCCGGCGGCGGGCGGACCTGACGCGCTTCGCCATCACCCACGACCTCATCCCGGCGACGTCCTGA
- a CDS encoding GNAT family N-acetyltransferase: MPELITPTPRLYDSWLAAQKEWGPDAHMDGAGLGSDDDVDSREGFAAWTERLGRYGDRTVPVEHGRVHATYWWIAEGDEYLGAIDLRHYLNGFLLDAGGHIGYSVRPSARRRGLATWALAEVLHEARLLGMDRVLLTCDPGNRASIRTIESNGGVVEDVRETLVGRKRRYWIDL, encoded by the coding sequence ATGCCCGAGCTGATCACGCCCACGCCCCGCCTCTACGACTCGTGGCTCGCCGCGCAGAAGGAGTGGGGGCCCGACGCCCACATGGACGGCGCCGGGCTCGGGTCCGACGACGACGTCGACAGCCGGGAGGGTTTCGCCGCGTGGACGGAGCGGCTGGGGCGGTACGGGGACCGCACGGTGCCGGTCGAGCACGGGCGGGTCCACGCCACGTACTGGTGGATCGCCGAGGGCGACGAGTACCTGGGCGCCATCGACCTGCGGCACTACCTGAACGGCTTCCTGCTCGACGCGGGCGGCCACATCGGCTACAGCGTCCGCCCCTCGGCCCGCCGCCGCGGGCTGGCCACCTGGGCCCTGGCCGAGGTCCTGCACGAGGCGCGGCTGCTGGGGATGGACCGCGTCCTGCTCACCTGTGACCCCGGCAACCGTGCCTCGATCCGCACGATCGAGAGCAACGGCGGTGTGGTGGAGGACGTCCGCGAGACGCTGGTCGGGCGCAAGCGGCGTTACTGGATCGACCTCTAG